In Pseudomonas fluorescens NCIMB 11764, a single window of DNA contains:
- a CDS encoding DedA family protein: MLQQLLHDFGYFALFLGTFFEGETILVLAGFLAFRGYMDINLVVVVAFFGSYAGDQLWYFLGRKHGRKLLARKPRWQLMGDRALEHIRRHPDIWVLSFRFVYGLRTVMPVAIGLSGYPPGRYLLLNGIGAAIWASALAAAAYHFGAVLEGMLGSVKKYELWVLGALLVLGVVLWLRRRFKNARLAKQVYADEQALKAEQDKAAEVKTPTE, from the coding sequence ATGCTCCAACAACTTCTGCATGACTTCGGCTACTTTGCCCTTTTTCTCGGCACGTTCTTCGAAGGCGAAACCATTCTGGTGCTCGCGGGCTTCCTCGCGTTCCGTGGATACATGGACATCAACCTGGTGGTGGTCGTGGCTTTTTTCGGCAGCTATGCCGGCGATCAGCTGTGGTACTTCCTGGGACGCAAGCACGGCCGCAAGCTGCTGGCGCGCAAGCCACGCTGGCAGTTGATGGGTGATCGGGCGCTGGAACACATCCGCAGGCATCCGGACATCTGGGTGCTGAGCTTCCGCTTTGTCTACGGTTTGCGCACGGTGATGCCGGTGGCGATCGGCCTGTCAGGCTATCCGCCAGGACGTTACTTGCTGCTGAACGGGATTGGTGCCGCGATCTGGGCAAGCGCCCTGGCCGCCGCCGCCTATCACTTCGGCGCGGTGCTCGAAGGCATGCTGGGCAGCGTCAAGAAGTACGAGCTATGGGTGCTCGGCGCCCTGCTGGTGCTGGGCGTCGTGCTGTGGTTGCGCCGACGCTTCAAGAACGCCCGTCTGGCGAAGCAGGTCTATGCCGACGAGCAGGCCTTGAAAGCCGAACAGGACAAGGCCGCCGAGGTCAAGACGCCAACCGAGTGA